Proteins from one Hemiscyllium ocellatum isolate sHemOce1 chromosome 6, sHemOce1.pat.X.cur, whole genome shotgun sequence genomic window:
- the LOC132816866 gene encoding interleukin-13 receptor subunit alpha-2-like isoform X1 gives MVPPITCFAISFVLPILLSDGYMDFLANLTDLNPPTNVTIVDRQLGEVTISWNDGLSEIIDASTHVRYPFEYKYFDSQTWQEDSRLLQPEYMKRFELHRGVYIRVKNVLLDEHKRTIKESNWTVMDIQPPPGDQETLAFNFSCVLYNHSTMNCTWNSGRQAAHDTQYKMYYRQNDVTLQCTHYMDVGGKKGCHIAQGTVDVEENILICVNGSNSSRTIQQYYTEFDPQEYEVYNPPVNLEVLPNLTVKWDMPPAYDINVHCFEFELNVTDLDQGRTELFTCRYETKYVLVNINPTTRHSVKVRMKLKYCKETKFWSNWSNEDFIEPVQMFNVYWMLIILAVLVMVVGLILMLVFKSYSMLELVLKPIPSPQKRFKSLFDEYNGDFQNWMNCQVPVSKVDECLPVVIEESPQTEELGSFHCRQSMHLP, from the exons ATGGTTCCACCAATCACCTGCTTTGCAATTTCCTTTGTTTTGCCAATACTTTTAAGTGATGGATATATGGACTTCCTCGCAAACCTTA CCGACCTTAATCCGCCGACCAATGTCACGATTGTGGATAGACAGCTTGGGGAAGTGACCATTTCTTGGAATGATGGCCTCAGTGAAATCATCGATGCTTCTACACACGTTAGATATCCATTTGAGTACAAATACTTTGATTCTCAAACTTGGCAAGAA GATTCCAGGCTTCTGCAACCAGAATATATGAAAAGATTTGAATTGCACAGGGGTGTTTACATACGAGTTAAAAATGTGCTTCTGGATGAACACAAaagaacaataaaagaaagcaactGGACAGTAATGGACATTCAACCACCACCTg GTGATCAAGAAACATTGGCTTTCAATTTCTCATGTGTTCTCTATAATCATTCGACCATGAATTGTACATGGAACAGTGGCAGGCAAGCAGCACATGACACACAATATAAAATGTATTACAG ACAGAATGATGTAACTCTGCAGTGTACTCATTATATGGATGTCGGTGGGAAAAAGGGATGCCACATTGCTCAAGGCACAGTTGATGTCGAGGAGAACATTCTGATATGTGTCAATGGATCGAATAGTTCAAGAACGATTCAACAATATTACACAGAATTTGACCCACAGGAATATG AGGTTTACAACCCACCAGTAAACCTTGAGGTTTTGCCAAACCTGACAGTGAAGTGGGACATGCCTCCTGCCTATGATATTAATGTTCATTGCTTTGAGTTTGAACTGAACGTCACCGATCTGGATCAGGGTAGAACTGAG CTCTTCACTTGCCGATATGAAACAAAGTATGTCCTTGTAAACATCAACCCCACGACACGTCACTCCGTGAAAGTAAGGATGAAATTAAAGTATTGCAAAGAAACAAAATTCTGGAGCAACTGGAGCAATGAGGATTTTATCG AACCAGTCCAGATGTTTAACGTTTATTGGATGCTGATTATATTGGCCGTATTGGTAATGGTGGTAGGATTGATTCTAATGCTTGTATTCAAAAG TTACAGCATGTTGGAACTTGTACTCAAACCAATTCCCAGTCCTCAAAAGAGGTTCAAATCATTATTTGATGAATACAACGGTGATTTCCAG AATTGGATGAACTGTCAGGTACCAGTCTCAAAAGTTGATGAGTGCCTTCCAGTTGTCATTGAAGAAAGTCCCCAAACTGAAGAATTAGGAAGCTTTCACTGCCGCCAATCCATGCATCTGCCATAA
- the LOC132816866 gene encoding interleukin-13 receptor subunit alpha-2-like isoform X2 — translation MVPPITCFAISFVLPILLSDGYMDFLANLTDLNPPTNVTIVDRQLGEVTISWNDGLSEIIDASTHVRYPFEYKYFDSQTWQEDSRLLQPEYMKRFELHRGVYIRVKNVLLDEHKRTIKESNWTVMDIQPPPGDQETLAFNFSCVLYNHSTMNCTWNSGRQAAHDTQYKMYYRQNDVTLQCTHYMDVGGKKGCHIAQGTVDVEENILICVNGSNSSRTIQQYYTEFDPQEYEVYNPPVNLEVLPNLTVKWDMPPAYDINVHCFEFELNVTDLDQGRTELFTCRYETKYVLVNINPTTRHSVKVRMKLKYCKETKFWSNWSNEDFIEPVQMFNVYWMLIILAVLVMVVGLILMLVFKRIG, via the exons ATGGTTCCACCAATCACCTGCTTTGCAATTTCCTTTGTTTTGCCAATACTTTTAAGTGATGGATATATGGACTTCCTCGCAAACCTTA CCGACCTTAATCCGCCGACCAATGTCACGATTGTGGATAGACAGCTTGGGGAAGTGACCATTTCTTGGAATGATGGCCTCAGTGAAATCATCGATGCTTCTACACACGTTAGATATCCATTTGAGTACAAATACTTTGATTCTCAAACTTGGCAAGAA GATTCCAGGCTTCTGCAACCAGAATATATGAAAAGATTTGAATTGCACAGGGGTGTTTACATACGAGTTAAAAATGTGCTTCTGGATGAACACAAaagaacaataaaagaaagcaactGGACAGTAATGGACATTCAACCACCACCTg GTGATCAAGAAACATTGGCTTTCAATTTCTCATGTGTTCTCTATAATCATTCGACCATGAATTGTACATGGAACAGTGGCAGGCAAGCAGCACATGACACACAATATAAAATGTATTACAG ACAGAATGATGTAACTCTGCAGTGTACTCATTATATGGATGTCGGTGGGAAAAAGGGATGCCACATTGCTCAAGGCACAGTTGATGTCGAGGAGAACATTCTGATATGTGTCAATGGATCGAATAGTTCAAGAACGATTCAACAATATTACACAGAATTTGACCCACAGGAATATG AGGTTTACAACCCACCAGTAAACCTTGAGGTTTTGCCAAACCTGACAGTGAAGTGGGACATGCCTCCTGCCTATGATATTAATGTTCATTGCTTTGAGTTTGAACTGAACGTCACCGATCTGGATCAGGGTAGAACTGAG CTCTTCACTTGCCGATATGAAACAAAGTATGTCCTTGTAAACATCAACCCCACGACACGTCACTCCGTGAAAGTAAGGATGAAATTAAAGTATTGCAAAGAAACAAAATTCTGGAGCAACTGGAGCAATGAGGATTTTATCG AACCAGTCCAGATGTTTAACGTTTATTGGATGCTGATTATATTGGCCGTATTGGTAATGGTGGTAGGATTGATTCTAATGCTTGTATTCAAAAG AATTGGATGA